AGGTGATCACCAGCAGCACGACACCCAATGCCGAAGCGAGTGGCCAGTCCTGCGCTGTCGTGGCCTGCTGGTAGATCACCGTGACGATCGTGGACACCTTGCCGCCGCCCAGCATCTGCGGCGTGATGAGCGCGCTCATGCTCGTCACGAACGTCAGCGCCGACCCGGCGGCCAGGCCATCGAGCGACTGCGGGAACGTCACGCGCCGGAACACCTGCCCCGGCGGTGAACCCATGGCCGCGGCCGCTTCCTCCGTGCGGCGGTCCAGCGCCGACAACGCGGCGACGAGGCTGATGACCATGAACGGGAAGTAGGTGTGCACGAGCCCGACCACGACGCCGGTCGGCGTGTTCAGCAGCTTCACCGACGACAGCCCGACGGCGTCGAGCGCGCGCTGCAGGAACCCGTCACTGCCGAGCAGCACCTGCCAGCCGAACGTCTTCACGACCACGCTGGTGAGCATCGGGATCGTCACCACGGCCATGAGCGGACCGCGCAGCCGCCGCGGGCCGCGCGTGATCGCCAGCGCGAGCGGATACCCGATCAGCGCGGAGATCACGGTGGTCGCGAGCGCGAGGCCGAGCGTGCGCAGGATCAGGTTGCCGTACAGCGGCGTGGTGAAGATCGTGAGGAACTGCTCGAAGGTGAAACCCCACGTCTGCCCGCCGGCGGCGTCGAAGTGCTCGAACGAGAACCGGACCACGAAGTAGAGCGGGACCGCGAACCCGACGGCGAAGATCACCAGCATCGGCAGCAGGAGCAGCAAGACCCGGCGGGACGGGGCTTTCCGGGCCTTTCCGGTGGCGCGCGGCGGCGTGGCCGGTCGGGTGAGCGTGGCCGTCATGCGCCGGCTCCGCGTGGAAGGAGCACGGCGTCGCGCGCGTCGACACGCAGCGAAACCTGTTGTCCCGCCTCGAACCGAGTGCTCGCCGTGCCGGTGACGAGGGCTTGGATCCTGGTTCCGGCGGCGTCGGCCTGCACGACGAGCGAGCTGCCGTAGAAGAAGCTCTCGGCGATCGTCGCGGCCAGTAGCCCGGGCCCGGCCGGGGCCGGCGGCTCGATCCGCACGTCCTCGGGACGCACGAGCACCACGACGTCCGCGCCCGGAGCGGCTTCGTCGCCGGTGACCAGCACGCCCGCGGCCGTGGTGACCTCGGTCAGCTCGCCGGTCGCGGTCACGGTGCCGGACAGCAGGTTCGCGTCGCCGGCGAAGCCCGCCATGAACGCGTTGACCGGGCGCCGGTAGACCTCGCGCGGGGTGTCGAGCTGCTCGATCCGGCCTTCGCGCAACACGGCCATCCGGTCGGCCATGCCGAAGGCCTCCTGCCGGTCGTGCGTGACCATGATCGTCGTGGTCCCGGTGCGCTGCTGCAGCCGCCGGATCTCCTCGCCCACCTCGCGGCGCAGGTTGGCGTCGAGGTTCGACAGCGGCTCGTCGAGCAGCAGCAGCTCGGGGTCCATCGCCAGCGCCCGGGCCAGCGAGACGCGTTGCTGCTGCCCGCCGGACAGGCGCGCCGGGCGTTTGCCGGCGTGCCCGGCCAGCTGCACGAGCTCGACCAGCTCGGCCACGCGGGCCTTGATGGCGGCGCGGCCTTTCTTCTGCACTTTCAGCGGGTACGCGATGTTGTCCGCGACGGACAGGTGCGGGAAGAGCGCGTAGCTCTGGAAGACCAGGCCGATGTTGCGGCGGTGAACCGGCACGCCGGCGAGGTCGCGCCCGTGCAGCAGCAGTTGTCCGGCGGCCGGCTCGGCGAACCCGGCGATGGTGCGGATCATCGTCGTCTTGCCCGACCCGCTGGGCCCGAGCAACGCGATCAGCTCGCCGCGGCGCACCGACAAGTCGATTTCGTGCAGCACGCGTGTGGCGCCGTAGTCGACCGTGACGCCGCGCATGGCCAGCACGACGTCGGCTTCCGTCCGGGCGTCCGCCGCGGCCACGTCCGCGGCCCGGCTCCGAGTGGTGGCGGGCATGCGCACCTCCGCTTCGTTGTGGAGTGCCATCCGAGCTTCCTAGCATCTGGTCAGACCAGATGCTAGGTTGATGGGAGCCATCATTCATCGGCGCCCGGGCGGGGTCAAGACGTTCCCTCCGACCGGCTCGCCCCCGTCGACCTCACGCGGGTGGGCACGAGAGGATTGCGGAATGTTCACCCCCGTCACCAAGGGCCGGGCCTTCGAATCGGTCGTCGCCCAGATCGAGGCCGCCATCTACGGGGGCCAGTTCAAGGCCGGCGACTACCTGCCGTCGGAGCGCGCGCTGGTCGAGCAGTTCTCCGTCGGCCGGTCCACCGTGCGGGAAGCGCTGCGCATCCTGGAGAACATGGGGCTGATCAAGACCAGCCCCGGCAGCCACAAGGGACCCCGCGTCTCGGCGTCGATGACCGAGGGCATCTCGCGGATGCTCAACGGCGCGGTGAAGGTGGAGCAGATCTCGCTCGTCGACCTCGTGCAGTACCGCATGATGACCGGGTCCACGGCCAACTTCCTCGCCGCGCACCTGCGCACGCAGGAGCACCTGGACGAGATGGCCGAGGCGATCCGGCTCATGGCCGAGGTCGAGCCCGGCGACACCGAGGCGTTCGCGCGCGCCGACGCCCAGTTCCACGCCGCGATCCGCAAGGCGGCGGGCAACGCGCTGATGGACATCATCAACGACGTGATCGAAGAGGCCATAGTGGACCTCGTTCGCGACACTGTGGACTCTTCGACGGAGACGGACGAGGTGCGCGCCGAGTTCGTCCGCACGCACCAAGCGGTCTACGACGCGATCGAGCGCGGTGACGCCGAGACCGCTGCATCGATGTCGCGCCACAGTCTCGCGGCCGTGTACGGGCAGAGCCTGTCGGCCGAGGAACGGCGCCGACTGGAATTGCTCGACGCGTCGGTCCGCTCGGAGTAGGTCACCCCCGCCCCGCAGAAGTCCCCGTCAAAGCCTCAGTCGAAGAGGAGACGCGTATGCGCAAGCACCACCTGGCCGTGATCGGCGGCGACGGCATCGGCCCGGACGTGACCGCCGCCGCTCTCACCGCCGTGCGCGCGGCGGCCGGGAAGTTCGGTTTCGCCGTGGACACCACGGAGTTCGACCTCGGCGCCGAGCACTTCCTGCGCACCGGTGTGGTCCTCGACGACCCGGCCGTTGAGAAGCTGCGCGAGCACGACGCGATCCTGCTCGGCGCGGTCGGCGACCCGCGCGTGGCGCCCGGCATCCTGGAACGCGGCCTGATCGTGGCGCTGCGCGTGGCGTTCCGCCAGTCGGTGAACGTCCGGCCGGTCCGGCTCTACCCCGGCGTGGAAAGCCCGGTGAAGGGCGTGACGCCGGAGAACTGCGACCTCGTGGTGCTGCGCGAGAACACCGAAGGCCTCTACGCCGGCGGCGGTTCGACGACCCATGCCGGGACGCCGCACGCCGTGGCGCTGCAGAACTCGGTGACCACGGTGGCGGCGACGACGGAGATCGTCGAGTTCGCGTTCCGCCTGGCCCAGCGGCGCCGGCGGCGCGTGACGTTGTGCCACAAGACGAACATCCTCGTGCACGCCGGGCAGCTGTGGCAGGACGTCGTCGACGAGGTCGCCACGCGCTATTCCGACGTGGAACACGACTACGTGCACGCCGACGCGATGTGCCTGCACCTGCCGACGAACCCGGGCCGCTTCGACGTGGTGGTGACCGACAACCTCTTCGGCGACATCATCAGCGACCTCGGCGCCACCGTCCAAGGTGGACTCGGCGTGGCCGCGAGCGCCAACCACAACCCCACCGGCAGCGCGCCGAGCATGTTCGAGCCGGTGCATGGCTCCGCACCCGACATCGCCGGCCGCGGCTGGGCGAACCCGGCCGCGGCCGTGCTGTCGGCCGCGCTCTGCCTGGCCACCCTCGGCGAGCGCGACGCGGCGCTGGCACTGGAGGCCGCCGCCGCGTCCGTGCTCGCCGAGCTCCCCGCGCTGGCGGGCCCGGACATGGGTGCCACGACCGAAGAGCTCGGCCGCCGGATCGCCGACCGCGTCACGACGGTGGACCCGGTGGCGATCGGCGACCCGGCGCGGTCGTTGATCAGCGCGCTCGCCTGAGCGAGGTCAGTGGCCGGCGAGGATCTGGTCGATGCGGGCGAGCATCTCGGGGCTGTTGCCGGTGATGTTGCGGAACTCGTCGAGCTCCAGGGCCAGGCCCTCGTCCAGCGAAAGCTCCGCGCTCTGCACCAGCACGCGCTTCGCGGCGTAGACGGCGTTGGTCGGTAGCTCCACGAGCTTGCGGCACCACTCGACGGCGGCGTCGACGAAGCCCTCGTTCGGCAGGACCTCGTTGACCCAGCCGACGCGCAGCGCTTCGGCCGCGCCGAACAGGCGGCCACGCAGGAGGACGTCGGCGGCGAGGCCCGGGCCGATCAGGCGCAGCAGGCGCGGCGTGCCGCCCCCGCCGGTGGTGATGCCGACGTTGACCTCGGGGTTGCCGAGGTGCGAGCGCTCGGAGGCGACGCGCAGCTGGCACGCGATGGCCAGCTCGTTGCCCGCGCCCCAGGCCTGGCCGTCGATCGCCGCGACCACGGGCTGCGGCAGGTCGCGCACGAGGTCGGTCACGCGCCGCCACGCGGGCGGGCCGTCCTGGCCCTCGCCGCGGCCGAGGCGGGCGAGGTCTTCGAGGTCGCCGTGGGCGATGAAGTAACCGTCGACGCCGCCGGTGAGCATCACGACCTTCACCTCGCCGGAGCGCTCGGCGAGCTCCTCCAGCCGGTCGCCGAGCTCCGCGATCGACGCGAAGTCGAGGTAGTTGCGGGGCGGGCGGGTGTAGGTCAGCAGGGCAACGCCGTCGCGGTCTTCCACGGTCCAGTTGGGCATGAGCCGATCTTAAGGACGAACACCGGCGGCCCCGGGGCAAACGACCCGAAAGGACCCGGAAGCTGCCCTCGCGCGCCGCGCGAGCACCGTCCTGAGTGGACTCCCGCGCTCCCGGGGCGACCGGGGCTCCCCCGGCCTCCTTCGGGCTTCCTGCGTCCGCCCCCGTCAGTCGCCGGCGGCACTCGGAAGGCATTCGAGCCCGTCAGACAAAAACCAACCATCTTCGCAAATTTTCAGGTCACGACTTTCGTAGCTAACCCGCGCCCGGCGCTCTCTGGTCTGCTCAGGGACGAGATCCTGCAGGTCCGGCGAAGGGAGAGGGCGAATGAGGGCAGACGCGAGGCGCGTGGTGGCCGCGCTGGCCGGGGTGGTGGCGGCGGGGGTGGTGGCCGCGGCGGGGGCGCCCGCGGCGTCCGCCGGGCAGGAGCCGCTGATCGTGGGCGGGACGCCCACCACGATCGACGAGTTCCCCGCCACGGTGATCTTCAACGTGGACGGCGCGCAGCACTGCGCGGGCAGCCTGGTGGCCCCGAACAAGGTGCTCACGGCGGCGCACTGCACCGACGGCGTGAAACCCGCCCAGATGGAGATCATCGGCGGGCAGACCAACTTCTCCGACACCACGGGCGAGAAGGCGGGTGTCACGGACGTCTGGCAGAACCCCGACTTCACCATGGACGGCATGCAGCACGACAACTCCGTGCTGACGCTGGACAAGAACCTCTCCTTCAAGCCCGCCACGCTGGTGCAGTCGGCCGACGACCCGGCCTACCAGACGGGCGCCGACGTCACCGTCGTCGGCTGGGGCACCACGTCGGAGAACGGCGACGTCTCGGACGGGCTGCTGAAGGTCACCGTGCCGGTGGCCGACAACGCCACGTGCGCCGAGGCGTACGAGAAGATCGGGGACAACTTCGACAAGGCGTCGATGTTCTGCGCGGGCGTGCCGGAGGGCGGCAAGGACTCGTGCCAGGGCGACTCGGGCGGCCCGGCCTACGTGGACGGGAAGCTGGCCGGCATCGTGTCCTGGGGCCAGGGCTGCGCGCGCGAAGGGTTCCCCGGCGTGTACACCAACGTGGGCAACGACTACCAGGTCATCAGCTCCCACCTCGGCTGACCACCGCCCCGCCGGCGGGCTGCGAACGAGCCCGCCGGCGGGGTAGCGTGTCCCACCATCCGGTGCGGCGGCCGGGTGCGGGAGGCGCGATGGAGAGCATGACCGTCCGGCTGGACACCCGCGATGTCGACCTGGCCCGCGCCCAGGTGGCCGGCTCCGACCGCCCCCACGACCTCACCCCGCGCGGCCCGGCGTTCCACGCCCGCCACGCCGAAGCGTCCGGCGACGAGCTCGGCGTCTTCTCCCTCTCCTACGGCGGCGATCCCGTGCAGGTCGATCCCGTGCCGTTCGGGGACTTCGTGCTCTTCTCCCGTCCGCTCGCCGGCGAGCTCACCGTCGGCAAGGACACCCG
The sequence above is a segment of the Amycolatopsis sp. 2-15 genome. Coding sequences within it:
- a CDS encoding ABC transporter permease, translated to MTATLTRPATPPRATGKARKAPSRRVLLLLLPMLVIFAVGFAVPLYFVVRFSFEHFDAAGGQTWGFTFEQFLTIFTTPLYGNLILRTLGLALATTVISALIGYPLALAITRGPRRLRGPLMAVVTIPMLTSVVVKTFGWQVLLGSDGFLQRALDAVGLSSVKLLNTPTGVVVGLVHTYFPFMVISLVAALSALDRRTEEAAAAMGSPPGQVFRRVTFPQSLDGLAAGSALTFVTSMSALITPQMLGGGKVSTIVTVIYQQATTAQDWPLASALGVVLLVITFVILSLQTWAVRRATRG
- a CDS encoding ABC transporter ATP-binding protein, whose product is MALHNEAEVRMPATTRSRAADVAAADARTEADVVLAMRGVTVDYGATRVLHEIDLSVRRGELIALLGPSGSGKTTMIRTIAGFAEPAAGQLLLHGRDLAGVPVHRRNIGLVFQSYALFPHLSVADNIAYPLKVQKKGRAAIKARVAELVELVQLAGHAGKRPARLSGGQQQRVSLARALAMDPELLLLDEPLSNLDANLRREVGEEIRRLQQRTGTTTIMVTHDRQEAFGMADRMAVLREGRIEQLDTPREVYRRPVNAFMAGFAGDANLLSGTVTATGELTEVTTAAGVLVTGDEAAPGADVVVLVRPEDVRIEPPAPAGPGLLAATIAESFFYGSSLVVQADAAGTRIQALVTGTASTRFEAGQQVSLRVDARDAVLLPRGAGA
- a CDS encoding FadR/GntR family transcriptional regulator — translated: MFTPVTKGRAFESVVAQIEAAIYGGQFKAGDYLPSERALVEQFSVGRSTVREALRILENMGLIKTSPGSHKGPRVSASMTEGISRMLNGAVKVEQISLVDLVQYRMMTGSTANFLAAHLRTQEHLDEMAEAIRLMAEVEPGDTEAFARADAQFHAAIRKAAGNALMDIINDVIEEAIVDLVRDTVDSSTETDEVRAEFVRTHQAVYDAIERGDAETAASMSRHSLAAVYGQSLSAEERRRLELLDASVRSE
- a CDS encoding 3-isopropylmalate dehydrogenase encodes the protein MRKHHLAVIGGDGIGPDVTAAALTAVRAAAGKFGFAVDTTEFDLGAEHFLRTGVVLDDPAVEKLREHDAILLGAVGDPRVAPGILERGLIVALRVAFRQSVNVRPVRLYPGVESPVKGVTPENCDLVVLRENTEGLYAGGGSTTHAGTPHAVALQNSVTTVAATTEIVEFAFRLAQRRRRRVTLCHKTNILVHAGQLWQDVVDEVATRYSDVEHDYVHADAMCLHLPTNPGRFDVVVTDNLFGDIISDLGATVQGGLGVAASANHNPTGSAPSMFEPVHGSAPDIAGRGWANPAAAVLSAALCLATLGERDAALALEAAAASVLAELPALAGPDMGATTEELGRRIADRVTTVDPVAIGDPARSLISALA
- a CDS encoding enoyl-CoA hydratase/isomerase family protein, producing MPNWTVEDRDGVALLTYTRPPRNYLDFASIAELGDRLEELAERSGEVKVVMLTGGVDGYFIAHGDLEDLARLGRGEGQDGPPAWRRVTDLVRDLPQPVVAAIDGQAWGAGNELAIACQLRVASERSHLGNPEVNVGITTGGGGTPRLLRLIGPGLAADVLLRGRLFGAAEALRVGWVNEVLPNEGFVDAAVEWCRKLVELPTNAVYAAKRVLVQSAELSLDEGLALELDEFRNITGNSPEMLARIDQILAGH
- a CDS encoding serine protease yields the protein MRADARRVVAALAGVVAAGVVAAAGAPAASAGQEPLIVGGTPTTIDEFPATVIFNVDGAQHCAGSLVAPNKVLTAAHCTDGVKPAQMEIIGGQTNFSDTTGEKAGVTDVWQNPDFTMDGMQHDNSVLTLDKNLSFKPATLVQSADDPAYQTGADVTVVGWGTTSENGDVSDGLLKVTVPVADNATCAEAYEKIGDNFDKASMFCAGVPEGGKDSCQGDSGGPAYVDGKLAGIVSWGQGCAREGFPGVYTNVGNDYQVISSHLG